One window of the Eucalyptus grandis isolate ANBG69807.140 chromosome 6, ASM1654582v1, whole genome shotgun sequence genome contains the following:
- the LOC104449850 gene encoding protein SSUH2 homolog — protein MARLPSAASTSLSGLLPPPLPLPWLVTPKSHPKPLKSNKEQRQIATSASKSGGVSLNSIFKSCKTCSGKGAIECAGCKGTGKNKKNGNIFERWKCFECQGFGLKSCPNCGKGGLTPEQRGER, from the exons ATGGCAAGACTCCCATCAGCGGCTTCCACCAGTCTGAGTGGCTTACTCCCTCCTCCATTGCCACTTCCCTGGCTTGTCACTCCCAAGTCTCATCCCAAGCCCCTCAAGTCTAACAAGGAGCAGAGACAAATAGCGACTTCGGCCTCGAAATCCGGTGGAGTCTCGCTGAATTCG ATCTTCAAAAGTTGTAAAACGTGCAGCGGAAAAGGTGCAATCGAGTGTGCTGGGTGTAAG GGAACCgggaaaaacaagaagaatgGAAACATTTTCGAACGGTGGAA ATGCTTTGAATGTCAAGGGTTTGGGCTGAAGAGCTGCCCCAATTGTGGAAAGGGAGGCCTCACCCCTGAGCAAAGAGGCGAGAGATAG